The Impatiens glandulifera chromosome 3, dImpGla2.1, whole genome shotgun sequence genome contains a region encoding:
- the LOC124929719 gene encoding glycine-rich cell wall structural protein 1-like yields MGKHAKSTTAFFVLLLVVVVLNLGLAKGRRLEEKDGGFGINGGYGGGVGGGGGGGIGYGAGGKGGGIGGGSGGGVGIGGGSGGGFGGGGGAGGGIGGGSGGGVGGGGGAGGGIGGGSGGGAGGGIGGGSGGGIGGGGGSGGGIGGGSGGGVGGGGGAGAGGGIGGGSGGGVGGGGGAGGGGGIGGGAGGGIGGGSGGGIGGGSGGGIGGGGGSGGGIGGGSGGGIGGGGGAGGGIGGGSGGGIGGGGGAGGGIGGGSGGGIGGGSGGGVGGGGGAGGGIGGVSGGGIGGGGGAGGGIGGGSGGGVGGGGGAGGGIGGGYGGGAGGGIGGGSGGGGFGGGKGGGYGGGFGGGKGGGIGGGY; encoded by the coding sequence ATGGGAAAGCATGCTAAGAGTACTACTGCTTTCTTTGTACTTCTTTTAGTGGTGGTGGTGTTGAACTTAGGCTTGGCTAAGGGACGAAGGCTTGAGGAGAAGGATGGAGGCTTTGGCATTAACGGTGGTTATGGTGGTGGTGTCGGAGGGGGAGGGGGAGGGGGCATAGGATATGGTGCAGGCGGAAAAGGTGGTGGAATAGGTGGAGGTTCCGGGGGTGGTGTTGGAATAGGTGGAGGTTCTGGGGGTGGTTTTGGAGGAGGAGGCGGTGCAGGAGGTGGAATAGGTGGCGGTTCTGGGGGTGGTGTTGGAGGAGGAGGCGGTGCCGGAGGTGGAATAGGTGGAGGTTCCGGGGGAGGTGCTGGAGGTGGAATAGGTGGCGGTTCCGGGGGAGGTATTGGAGGAGGAGGCGGTTCCGGAGGTGGAATAGGTGGCGGTTCCGGGGGAGGTGTTGGAGGAGGAGGCGGTGCCGGTGCTGGAGGTGGAATAGGTGGAGGTTCCGGGGGTGGTGTTGGAGGAGGAGGCGGTgctggaggtggaggtggaatAGGTGGTGGTGCTGGAGGTGGAATAGGCGGCGGTTCCGGAGGTGGAATAGGTGGAGGTTCTGGGGGTGGTATTGGAGGAGGAGGCGGTTCTGGAGGTGGAATAGGTGGCGGTTCCGGGGGAGGTATTGGAGGAGGAGGCGGTGCTGGAGGTGGAATAGGTGGAGGTTCCGGGGGAGGTATTGGAGGAGGAGGCGGTGCTGGAGGTGGAATAGGCGGCGGTTCTGGGGGTGGAATAGGTGGAGGTTCTGGGGGTGGTGTTGGAGGAGGAGGCGGTGCTGGAGGTGGAATAGGCGGCGTTTCTGGGGGTGGAATAGGTGGAGGAGGCGGTGCTGGAGGTGGAATAGGAGGCGGTTCCGGGGGAGGTGTTGGAGGAGGAGGCGGTGCTGGAGGTGGAATAGGTGGCGGTTATGGGGGTGGTGCTGGAGGTGGAATAGGTGGTGGATCAGGGGGAGGTGGTTTTGGTGGAGGAAAAGGCGGTGGATATGGAGGTGGTTTTGGTGGAGGAAAAGGCGGTGGTATCGGTGGAGGGTactaa
- the LOC124929717 gene encoding glycine-rich cell wall structural protein-like produces the protein MGKHAKSTTAFFVLLLVVVVLNLGLAKGRRLEEKDGGFGINGGYGGGVGGGGGIGYGGGGKGGGIGGGSGGGVGIGGGSGGGFGGGGGAGGGIGGGSGGGVGGGGGAGGGIGGGSGGGVGGGIGGGSGGGIGGGGGSGGGIGGGSGGGVGGGGGAGAGGGIGGGSGGGVGGGGGAGGGGGIGGGAGGGIGGGSGGGVGGGIGGGSGGGIGGGGGSGGGIGGGSGGGVGGGGGAGAGGGIGGGSGGGVGGGGGAGGGGGIGGGAGGGIGGGAGGGIGGGAGGGIGGGSGGGIGGGSGGGIGGGGGAGGGIGGGSGGGIGGGGGAGGGIGGGSGGGIGGGSGGGVGGGGGAGGGIGGGSGGGIGGGGGAGGGIGGGSGGGVGGGGGAGGGIGGGYGGGAGGGIGGGSGGGGFGGGKGGGYGGGFGGGKGGGYGGGFGGGKGGGHGGGIGGGY, from the coding sequence ATGGGAAAGCATGCTAAGAGTACTACTGCTTTCTTTGTACTTCTTTTAGTGGTGGTGGTGTTGAACTTAGGCTTGGCTAAGGGGCGAAGGCTTGAGGAGAAGGATGGAGGCTTTGGCATTAACGGTGGTTATGGTGGTGGTGTCGGAGGGGGAGGGGGCATAGGATATGGTGGAGGCGGAAAAGGTGGTGGAATAGGTGGAGGTTCCGGGGGTGGTGTTGGAATAGGTGGAGGTTCTGGGGGTGGTTTTGGAGGAGGAGGCGGTGCAGGAGGTGGAATAGGTGGCGGTTCTGGGGGTGGTGTTGGAGGAGGAGGCGGTGCCGGAGGTGGAATAGGTGGAGGTTCCGGGGGAGGTGTTGGAGGTGGAATAGGTGGCGGTTCCGGGGGAGGTATTGGAGGAGGAGGCGGTTCCGGAGGTGGAATAGGTGGCGGTTCCGGGGGAGGTGTTGGAGGAGGAGGCGGTGCCGGTGCTGGAGGTGGAATAGGTGGAGGTTCCGGGGGTGGTGTTGGAGGAGGAGGCGGTgctggaggtggaggtggaatAGGTGGTGGTGCTGGAGGTGGAATAGGTGGAGGTTCCGGGGGAGGTGTTGGAGGTGGAATAGGTGGCGGTTCCGGGGGAGGTATTGGAGGAGGAGGCGGTTCCGGAGGTGGAATAGGTGGCGGTTCCGGGGGAGGTGTTGGAGGAGGAGGCGGTGCCGGTGCTGGAGGTGGAATAGGTGGAGGTTCCGGGGGTGGTGTTGGAGGAGGAGGCGGTgctggaggtggaggtggaatAGGTGGTGGTGCTGGAGGTGGAATAGGTGGTGGTGCTGGAGGTGGAATAGGTGGTGGTGCTGGAGGTGGAATAGGCGGCGGTTCCGGAGGTGGAATAGGTGGAGGTTCTGGGGGTGGTATTGGAGGAGGAGGCGGTGCTGGAGGTGGAATAGGTGGCGGTTCCGGGGGAGGTATTGGAGGAGGAGGCGGTGCTGGAGGTGGAATAGGCGGCGGTTCTGGGGGTGGAATAGGTGGAGGTTCTGGGGGTGGTGTTGGAGGAGGAGGCGGTGCTGGAGGTGGAATAGGCGGCGGTTCTGGGGGTGGAATAGGTGGAGGAGGCGGTGCTGGAGGTGGAATAGGAGGCGGTTCCGGGGGAGGTGTTGGAGGAGGAGGCGGTGCTGGAGGTGGAATAGGTGGCGGTTATGGGGGTGGTGCTGGAGGTGGAATAGGTGGTGGTTCAGGGGGAGGTGGTTTTGGTGGAGGAAAAGGCGGTGGATATGGAGGTGGTTTTGGTGGAGGAAAAGGTGGTGGGTATGGAGGTGGTTTTGGTGGAGGAAAAGGCGGTGGACATGGAGGTGGTATCGGTGGAGGGTactaa
- the LOC124929058 gene encoding sucrose synthase 2-like, translating to MASPELKRIPSMRERVEDTLSDHRNELVSLLSRYVAQGKGLLQPHSLVDELDNMVAEDSSKKKLSEGPFGEVLKSAQEAIILPPFVAIALRPRPGVWEYVRVNVSELNVDQLTVSEYLQFKEQLVNGHDNNPFVLELDFEPFNATFPRPSRSSSIGNGVLFLNRHLSSKMFRNRDCLAPLLDFLRAHRYKGHVLMLNDRISSITRLESALAKAEDYLSKLPNDMPFSNFEHDMQALGFEKGWGDNAKRVLEMMHLLSDILQAPDPSVLEKFLGRIPMVFNVVILSIHGYFGQANVLGLPDTGGQIVYILDQVRALESEMLSRIKQQGLDITPRILIVTRLIPDAKGTSCNQRLERVSGTEYSHILRVPFRTEHGILRKWISRFDVWPYLETYAEDASSEIAAELHGVPDLIIGNYSDGNLVASLMAHKMGVTQCTIAHALEKTKYPESDTYWKKYEEKYHFSCQFTADLLAMNSSDFIITSTYQEIAGSKHTVGQYESHTAFTLPGLYRVVHGIDVFDPKFNIVSPGADMTVYFPYSQTEKRLSSLHASIEKLLFDPTQNEEHIGKLSDESKPIIFSMARLDRVKNITGLVECYAKNARLRELVNLVVVAGYNDVSKSSDREEIEEIEKMHALIKEHNLQGQFRWIASQTNRTQNGELYRYIADKKGVFVQPAFYEAFGLTVVEAMNCGLPTFATCHGGPAEIIEDGVSGFHIDPYHPEKVSTLLVNFFERCNEEPAYWEEISKAGLERIYESYTWKIYSERLMTLAGVYGFWKHVSKLDRRETQRYLEMFYILKYRDLVKSVPLAVDEGH from the exons ATGGCGTCTCCCGAATTGAAAAGAATTCCTAGCATGAGGGAGAGGGTAGAGGATACCCTTTCCGATCACCGCAACGAGCTCGTCTCTCTTCTTTCCAG aTATGTCGCCCAGGGTAAGGGTTTGCTGCAACCTCACAGCCTCGTCGATGAGCTCGACAACATGGTCGCCGAAGATTCCTCCAAGAAGAAGCTCAGCGAAGGTCCCTTCGGTGAAGTTCTCAAGTCCGCTCag gaagCTATAATCTTGCCGCCTTTTGTGGCCATCGCTCTAAGGCCTAGGCCGGGTGTTTGGGAATATGTTCGTGTTAATGTCTCTGAACTAAACGTCGATCAGTTGACTGTATCTGAGTACTTACAGTTCAAGGAACAGCTTGTAAATGGACA TGACAACAATCCATTTGTGCTTGAACTTGATTTTGAACCATTCAATGCAACTTTTCCACGTCCATCGAGATCTTCATCCATTGGAAATGGTGTTTTATTCCTCAACCGTCACTTGTCTTCTAAAATGTTCCGAAACAGAGATTGTTTGGCGCCATTGTTGGATTTCCTAAGAGCTCATAGATACAAAGGCCAT GTACTGATGTTGAATGATAGGATATCTAGCATAACTAGACTTGAGTCTGCATTGGCAAAAGCAGAGGATTATCTTTCAAAGCTACCAAACGACATGCCCTTTTCTAATTTTGAACATGA TATGCAAGCACTTGGATTTGAAAAGGGGTGGGGAGACAATGCTAAACGTGTTCTTGAGATGATGCATCTCCTGTCAGACATTCTTCAAGCTCCAGATCCATCCGTCTTGGAAAAGTTTCTTGGAAGAATTCCAATGGTGTTTAATGTCGTGATCCTCTCCATTCATGGCTACTTTGGACAAGCAAATGTTTTGGGCTTGCCAGACACTGGCGGACAG ATTGTTTACATATTGGACCAAGTGCGAGCTCTCGAGAGTGAAATGCTTTCGAGGATTAAGCAGCAGGGACTGGATATTACTCCCAGGATTCTAATT GTGACACGATTGATTCCTGATGCAAAAGGTACCTCGTGTAACCAAAGGCTTGAAAGAGTTAGTGGAACAGAATATTCGCATATTTTACGAGTACCCTTCAGAACCGAGCATGGTATTCTCCGTAAATGGATCTCCAGATTCGATGTGTGGCCTTATCTCGAGACTTATGCAGAG GACGCTTCGAGTGAAATTGCTGCAGAATTACATGGTGTGCCCGATTTGATTATAGGAAATTACAGTGATGGAAATCTTGTGGCATCTCTGATGGCTCATAAGATGGGAGTCACTCAG TGCACGATTGCTCATGCTTTGGAGAAAACAAAGTACCCAGAATCCGACACGTATTGGAAGAAATACGAAGAAAAGTATCATTTCTCGTGTCAATTTACTGCTGACCTCTTAGCAATGAACAGTTCTGATTTTATCATCACAAGCACGTATCAAGAGATCGCCGGGTC GAAACACACTGTTGGTCAGTACGAGAGCCACACAGCATTCACCCTTCCAGGCCTGTATCGGGTTGTTCATGGTATCGATGTTTTCGATCCCAAGTTCAACATTGTGTCGCCCGGAGCTGATATGACTGTTTACTTCCCCTATTCCCAGACTGAAAAAAGACTATCATCCTTGCATGCTTCAATTGAAAAGCTTCTGTTTGATCCAAcccaaaatgaagaacacat TGGGAAGTTGAGCGATGAATCGAAGCCTATTATTTTCTCTATGGCGAGGCTTGATCGAGTCAAAAACATAACCGGGCTGGTGGAATGCTATGCAAAGAATGCGAGGCTAAGAGAGTTAGTTAACCTCGTTGTGGTAGCAGGTTATAACGATGTTAGCAAGTCAAGCGATAGAGAAGAGATTGAAGAGATCGAGAAAATGCATGCCCTCATCAAGGAACACAATTTGCAGGGTCAGTTCAGATGGATAGCTTCTCAGACGAACCGCACACAAAATGGTGAGCTTTATCGATACATAGCCGATAAGAAAGGTGTTTTTGTTCAG CCTGCATTTTACGAAGCCTTTGGGCTTACTGTTGTGGAGGCAATGAACTGTGGACTTCCAACTTTTGCAACTTGTCATGGTGGTCCGGCAGAGATTATTGAAGACGGGGTTTCAGGATTTCACATCGATCCTTACCATCCTGAAAAAGTTTCAACACTCTTAGTGAATTTCTTCGAAAGATGCAATGAGGAACCTGCTTATTGGGAAGAAATCTCTAAAGCTGGGCTAGAAAGGATCTATGAGAG TTATACATGGAAGATTTACTCGGAAAGGTTAATGACTTTGGCTGGAGTTTATGGGTTCTGGAAACACGTCTCGAAACTGGATAGGCGTGAGACTCAGCGTTATCTGGAGATGTTTTACATTCTCAAGTATCGCGACCTG GTGAAATCAGTGCCATTGGCTGTGGATGAGGGGCATTAA